From Blattabacterium cuenoti, a single genomic window includes:
- a CDS encoding UDP-N-acetylmuramoyl-L-alanyl-D-glutamate--2,6-diaminopimelate ligase, translating into MKKLLKNILKKVRVLKIIGQNPSKFVEGISIDSRMVQPNMIFVAIKGKKIDGHQFVIDAIQKGANSIIYEKDSFFIHQKHVTYILVQDSMETLGVISSNFYDHPTKKIKLIGITGTNGKTSVATILYQLFSRMGEKNILISTMGIKILSEEYPTTHTTPNIIEINKYLNISVQKGCKYAFMEVSSHGIHQKRISGLLFQGGVFTNITHDHIDYHKSFDHYLSTKRLFFENLSKKAFSLINSDDKNSYEIIKKTLSKTYFYGLKKYANFKIKILKENIYGNQLLIDGHKVFTPLIGRFNIYNLLASYATAILLGINKNDILKKIKFIKPIKGRFEQFLSNSGIHVIVDYAHNPDGLKSVFNAIKTIKKNDEKLICIIGCGGDRDVKKRSLMGKIVYETCDISIFTSDNPRSEDINKILNDMKDFKSHIKKKSILTFVKRKEAIKTAIQIAKKKDIILIAGKGHETFQEIKGIRYSFNDMKIAQDLLKTYDK; encoded by the coding sequence ATGAAAAAACTATTAAAAAATATTCTGAAAAAAGTACGTGTATTAAAAATAATAGGACAAAATCCTTCTAAATTTGTAGAAGGAATTTCTATAGATTCAAGAATGGTACAACCCAATATGATTTTTGTTGCCATTAAAGGAAAAAAAATAGATGGACACCAATTTGTTATAGATGCAATACAAAAAGGGGCTAATAGTATTATTTATGAAAAAGATTCTTTTTTTATTCATCAAAAACATGTCACTTATATACTTGTTCAAGATTCTATGGAAACTTTAGGGGTTATATCATCTAATTTTTATGATCATCCTACAAAAAAAATAAAATTAATAGGAATTACCGGAACAAATGGAAAAACCTCTGTAGCTACAATATTGTATCAGTTATTTTCTAGAATGGGAGAAAAAAATATTCTGATTTCTACTATGGGAATTAAAATATTGTCTGAAGAATACCCCACAACACATACAACGCCAAATATTATTGAAATTAATAAATACTTGAATATTTCAGTGCAAAAAGGGTGCAAATACGCCTTTATGGAAGTTAGTTCACATGGGATACATCAAAAAAGAATTTCAGGATTATTATTTCAAGGAGGGGTTTTTACTAACATTACACATGATCATATAGATTACCATAAATCGTTTGATCATTATTTATCTACTAAAAGGCTTTTTTTTGAAAATTTATCTAAAAAAGCTTTTTCATTAATTAATTCCGATGATAAAAACTCATATGAAATAATAAAAAAAACTTTATCTAAAACTTATTTTTATGGTTTAAAAAAATATGCCAATTTTAAAATTAAAATTTTAAAAGAAAATATTTACGGAAATCAATTACTTATTGATGGTCATAAAGTCTTTACTCCTTTGATCGGAAGATTTAATATTTATAATTTATTAGCTAGTTACGCAACAGCTATTTTATTAGGAATAAATAAAAATGATATTCTTAAAAAAATAAAATTTATTAAACCCATAAAGGGTCGATTTGAACAATTTTTATCCAATTCAGGGATACATGTTATTGTAGATTATGCACATAATCCAGATGGATTAAAATCTGTTTTCAATGCTATTAAAACCATAAAAAAAAATGATGAAAAATTAATTTGTATCATAGGTTGTGGAGGAGATCGAGATGTAAAAAAACGTTCTTTAATGGGAAAAATTGTTTATGAAACATGTGATATATCGATTTTTACATCGGATAACCCCAGAAGTGAAGATATCAATAAAATATTAAACGATATGAAAGATTTTAAATCCCATATAAAAAAAAAATCTATTTTAACTTTTGTGAAACGAAAAGAAGCTATTAAAACGGCAATTCAAATTGCCAAAAAAAAAGACATTATTTTAATTGCTGGAAAAGGACATGAAACTTTTCAAGAAATAAAAGGAATCCGTTATTCTTTCAACGATATGAAAATTGCTCAAGATTTGTTAAAAACTTACGACAAGTAG
- a CDS encoding FtsL-like putative cell division protein, with protein MKTNIQDILKGKFLVKEDAYRSWNFIVFMTVLSLISITSSHMMDRKIRKITKISEEIKELKSEYADLHSKCMKMQLASFIKKKLVNGLKHLESPPYELVVIENTKNME; from the coding sequence ATGAAAACAAATATACAGGATATTTTAAAAGGAAAATTTTTAGTAAAAGAAGACGCTTATCGGAGTTGGAATTTTATTGTTTTTATGACTGTATTATCTTTAATTAGTATAACCAGTTCACATATGATGGACAGAAAAATTAGAAAAATAACTAAAATTAGTGAAGAAATCAAGGAATTAAAATCTGAATATGCAGATTTACATAGTAAATGTATGAAAATGCAATTAGCTTCTTTTATCAAAAAAAAATTAGTTAATGGATTAAAACATTTAGAATCTCCTCCATATGAATTAGTAGTTATAGAAAATACAAAAAATATGGAATAA
- a CDS encoding penicillin-binding protein, translating into MKRKRYILLYKSYLIGFLFIFIASLIIFNLLYIQNYSEGYKKSVIEKTIRTNLIKAKRGNIYASDSSILAMSIIRYDIHIDFRSISEKLFQKNIYSLCHSLEYLFKKPKFFFYKKFRYEKKKGNRYFLLAKNLDYPHFKMLRNFPIFNKGQIRGGFIVEKKICRIHTLENIGKRTLGYDDHRGKAGLEGAFSKYLKGKDGKRLEQRISFKIWKPLKSENEIYPEDGKDVYSTIDIYLQDIAYHALLQELSISQADHGCVILMDVKSGEIPAMINLERTKKNTYEDLRNFAVWEGSEPGSTFKTMSILAALEDKKIDINMIINIQGGILKLKGKKIRDSHYNGYAEINPKQILELSSNVGIAKIIYENYKNNPDKFIEHLHKWKLDRKIGIDIPGESMPFIPKPGEKNWSNITLPWMTFGYNIKLTPLQILTFYNAIANHGKMIKPLFIKEIKHHGKSIKKYTKPIVINPSIVGKSSLMKIKNMLEGVVKNGTAKKYYNPKYPYAGKTGTTQLNYWIKGKPLSYNSSFVGYFPAKNPKYSCIVVISKPEKGYYGIEVAVPVFDKIAKSIYPRIERKTFLKCKENQNNLLNKIIESKNLFIDNKWIMPNIVSIPGKEIIPILENRGFQIQYEGIGKVVSQSVQPGNKLKKNQIIFLKLEE; encoded by the coding sequence ATGAAACGAAAAAGATATATTTTATTATATAAGTCTTATTTAATTGGTTTTTTATTCATATTTATTGCATCACTAATTATTTTCAATTTATTATATATTCAAAATTATTCAGAAGGATATAAAAAATCTGTTATAGAAAAAACGATTAGAACTAATTTAATTAAGGCAAAACGTGGAAATATTTATGCATCAGATAGTAGTATTCTAGCAATGTCTATTATAAGATATGATATTCATATTGATTTTAGATCTATATCCGAAAAATTATTTCAAAAAAATATTTATTCTTTATGTCATTCTTTAGAATATTTGTTTAAAAAACCAAAATTTTTTTTCTATAAAAAATTTCGATACGAAAAAAAAAAAGGAAATAGATATTTTTTATTAGCAAAAAACTTAGATTATCCGCATTTTAAAATGCTACGAAATTTTCCCATTTTCAATAAAGGACAAATACGAGGTGGATTCATAGTCGAAAAAAAGATATGTAGAATTCACACACTGGAAAATATTGGAAAAAGAACATTAGGATATGATGATCATAGAGGAAAAGCTGGTTTAGAAGGAGCTTTTAGTAAATATTTAAAAGGAAAAGACGGAAAAAGATTAGAACAACGTATTAGTTTTAAAATATGGAAACCGTTGAAATCAGAAAATGAAATTTATCCAGAAGATGGAAAAGATGTTTATTCCACCATAGATATATATTTACAAGATATCGCCTATCATGCATTACTTCAAGAATTATCCATTTCTCAAGCGGATCATGGATGTGTGATTTTGATGGATGTTAAAAGTGGAGAAATTCCTGCTATGATCAATCTGGAAAGAACTAAAAAAAATACTTACGAAGATTTAAGAAATTTTGCTGTATGGGAGGGGAGTGAACCTGGTTCTACTTTTAAAACTATGTCGATTCTTGCCGCTTTAGAAGACAAAAAAATAGATATCAATATGATTATAAATATCCAAGGAGGTATTTTAAAATTGAAAGGAAAAAAAATACGTGATAGTCATTATAATGGGTATGCTGAAATAAATCCCAAGCAAATTTTAGAATTATCTTCAAATGTGGGGATAGCTAAAATTATTTATGAAAATTATAAAAATAATCCGGATAAGTTTATAGAACATTTACATAAATGGAAATTAGATAGAAAGATAGGGATAGACATTCCGGGGGAAAGCATGCCTTTTATACCAAAACCTGGAGAAAAAAATTGGAGTAACATTACTCTACCATGGATGACTTTTGGATATAATATTAAATTAACACCTTTACAAATACTTACATTCTATAATGCCATTGCAAATCATGGAAAAATGATTAAACCTTTGTTTATAAAGGAAATAAAACATCATGGAAAAAGTATCAAAAAATATACAAAACCTATAGTCATAAATCCTTCCATAGTTGGAAAATCTTCTTTAATGAAAATTAAAAATATGTTAGAAGGAGTAGTAAAAAATGGAACGGCTAAAAAATATTATAACCCAAAATATCCTTATGCAGGAAAAACGGGGACAACTCAGTTAAATTATTGGATAAAAGGGAAACCCTTATCGTACAATAGTTCTTTTGTAGGATATTTTCCCGCTAAAAATCCAAAATATTCTTGTATTGTTGTTATTTCAAAACCAGAAAAAGGATATTATGGGATCGAGGTTGCCGTTCCTGTCTTTGATAAAATAGCTAAATCTATTTACCCCAGAATAGAAAGGAAAACATTTTTAAAATGTAAAGAAAATCAAAATAATTTACTAAACAAAATTATAGAATCAAAAAATTTATTTATTGATAATAAATGGATAATGCCTAACATCGTATCTATTCCTGGAAAAGAAATAATACCTATATTAGAAAATAGGGGGTTTCAGATCCAATATGAAGGAATAGGAAAAGTTGTGAGTCAATCTGTTCAACCAGGTAATAAATTGAAAAAAAATCAAATTATATTTTTGAAACTAGAAGAATGA
- the rsmH gene encoding 16S rRNA (cytosine(1402)-N(4))-methyltransferase RsmH, with product MNFHHKPVLIKESIENLITDQDGIYVDATFGGGGHSYAILNKLNQKATLIALDQDKESIKKNFIIDERFHLFHNNFIHIRDILNHNKIDKVSGILADLGISSLQMDNPIRGFSNRFNCLLDMRMNTESLYSAQNVLNEYSKQELFHIFYEYGEFKNAQKIADKILKKRLKKNITTTWDLVHLFFVKGSFKKRKRFFARLFQSIRIEVNNEINVLKNFLLESSKIILPKGRIAVISYHSVEDRIVKYFLKKGIITNQINFQTIPFRMIHKKAIKPSFQEIINNPRSRSAKLRIAEKT from the coding sequence ATGAATTTTCATCATAAACCAGTTCTTATAAAAGAAAGTATAGAAAATTTGATAACAGATCAAGACGGTATTTATGTAGATGCTACATTTGGTGGAGGAGGACATTCTTATGCAATTTTAAATAAACTTAATCAAAAAGCAACTTTAATCGCTTTAGATCAAGATAAGGAATCTATCAAAAAAAATTTCATTATAGATGAACGTTTTCATCTATTTCACAACAATTTTATTCATATACGTGATATTTTGAATCATAATAAAATTGATAAAGTATCAGGAATATTAGCAGATTTAGGTATTTCATCTTTACAAATGGATAATCCTATAAGAGGATTTTCAAATCGATTCAATTGTTTATTAGATATGAGAATGAATACAGAATCCTTATATTCTGCTCAAAACGTTCTAAATGAATACTCAAAACAAGAGTTATTTCATATATTTTATGAATATGGAGAATTTAAAAATGCACAAAAAATTGCAGATAAAATATTAAAAAAACGTTTAAAAAAAAATATCACAACAACTTGGGATTTAGTTCATCTTTTTTTTGTGAAAGGATCTTTCAAAAAAAGAAAAAGATTTTTTGCCAGACTTTTTCAGTCTATACGAATAGAAGTTAATAATGAAATAAATGTTTTAAAAAATTTTTTGTTGGAATCTTCTAAAATTATTTTACCAAAAGGTAGAATTGCTGTGATTTCATATCATTCTGTGGAAGATCGAATTGTTAAATATTTTTTAAAAAAGGGAATAATAACAAATCAAATAAATTTTCAAACCATTCCATTCAGAATGATTCATAAAAAAGCAATTAAACCTAGTTTTCAAGAAATTATAAATAATCCACGATCTAGAAGTGCAAAATTAAGAATTGCAGAAAAAACTTAA